The following coding sequences are from one Leptospira mayottensis 200901116 window:
- a CDS encoding AsmA family protein translates to MKFLKYIQELSYRNRIKAITILLFLTLAFTLFTLLFVFVRQDFYKDFILTEIEKKTGLDVKVDSSDLVLLPFPGIELSTVQVRKGNLVVGISDRIKINISWFGLLGQKVEIRDIYISGGKINLHKHKDGSIDLIEFFQQEKYKLENTHQTQTIKIFDPSFMAENMSFNPKEIFKIGLKNVQIENFYVHYQDDIHNRTYGIYLWNSALSISFYGNALDLTLQGKLDGQSFQIYGSADLNEFPVTLENLKFQSTIILDKCSLSIFRDLLVIFPKADFSKTILNGTIKIKKAPNEPINFNVAAQGKNFAYKGGNPFGDIKLNMELKLDIPNKKLDFPYISVLWPGIADGNAKGTILWNYKTNVFFQVTANYLDYHSVLRLGKLFEFTKEFNNPNRPDGVFHFSADLKNVYALKHRFPILKAEVKYTYPWIQISSFHAYIYNGEILGKSKINPFKSKFEVQGEVYRIQSDRILMPYINDQIISGNVFSKFNFITEVHNQSSDFLTEFFRNMEGSGNFQILNGELLGYANFMIPVLNTLGKIVSFNGIDGRKVEFSSLKSDFKIENNRFYFQNLKLQGNGLEADGKGNISFEKDVDLILNLRLGGNIVGKALKIPIIYKGKFKQSIPYIDPIWLGSVFAGSTIFAPFFTLVGGPYGGGIAGSVVSEYVRDAWEGFKGLFASKEKNKKK, encoded by the coding sequence ATGAAATTCTTAAAATACATTCAAGAGTTATCATATAGAAATCGAATCAAAGCTATAACGATTCTTCTGTTTCTGACTCTCGCATTTACGCTTTTCACGTTACTTTTTGTCTTTGTCCGCCAGGATTTTTATAAGGATTTTATACTCACCGAAATCGAAAAAAAAACCGGCCTAGACGTTAAAGTGGACTCTTCCGATCTGGTTTTACTACCATTTCCGGGAATAGAACTGAGCACAGTTCAGGTTCGGAAAGGAAACCTGGTCGTGGGAATCAGCGATCGGATTAAGATCAATATTTCATGGTTCGGTTTACTAGGTCAGAAAGTAGAAATCAGAGACATTTATATCTCAGGCGGAAAAATCAATCTTCATAAACACAAAGACGGTTCCATTGATCTAATCGAATTTTTTCAACAGGAAAAATACAAACTCGAAAACACTCACCAAACACAGACCATAAAAATTTTTGATCCGTCGTTTATGGCCGAAAACATGTCATTCAATCCGAAAGAGATTTTCAAAATCGGATTGAAAAACGTTCAAATCGAAAATTTTTACGTTCACTATCAAGATGATATACATAACAGAACATACGGAATTTATCTTTGGAATTCGGCATTAAGTATTTCTTTTTACGGAAACGCCCTTGATCTTACTCTGCAGGGGAAATTAGACGGCCAAAGTTTTCAGATTTACGGAAGCGCGGATTTGAATGAATTTCCGGTAACTCTTGAAAATTTAAAATTTCAGTCTACGATCATTTTAGACAAGTGTTCTCTTTCTATCTTTAGGGATCTGTTGGTTATCTTTCCGAAAGCGGATTTTTCGAAAACGATTCTAAACGGCACAATCAAAATCAAAAAAGCACCCAACGAACCGATTAACTTCAATGTGGCTGCACAAGGTAAGAACTTCGCTTATAAAGGCGGGAACCCGTTCGGCGACATCAAATTAAATATGGAACTGAAATTGGATATTCCGAATAAGAAATTGGATTTTCCATATATCTCCGTCCTATGGCCTGGGATCGCGGACGGAAACGCCAAGGGAACAATTTTATGGAATTACAAAACGAACGTTTTCTTTCAAGTCACCGCAAACTATTTAGATTACCACAGCGTACTCCGATTGGGCAAACTTTTCGAATTTACTAAGGAATTTAATAATCCAAATCGTCCCGACGGGGTTTTCCACTTTAGTGCAGACTTAAAAAACGTATACGCACTCAAACACAGATTTCCAATTTTAAAAGCTGAAGTAAAATACACTTATCCCTGGATTCAGATCTCAAGTTTTCACGCATACATATATAACGGAGAAATATTAGGAAAATCTAAAATAAATCCATTCAAATCCAAATTTGAAGTCCAAGGGGAAGTATATCGAATTCAATCTGATCGAATTCTCATGCCTTACATAAACGACCAAATCATCAGTGGAAATGTGTTTAGTAAGTTCAATTTTATTACGGAAGTTCACAATCAATCCTCCGATTTTCTAACAGAATTTTTCAGAAATATGGAAGGTTCGGGTAACTTTCAAATTCTCAACGGAGAATTACTCGGTTACGCAAACTTCATGATTCCTGTTCTGAATACCCTCGGAAAGATCGTTTCATTCAACGGAATTGACGGAAGAAAGGTCGAGTTCTCCTCCCTAAAGTCGGATTTTAAAATCGAAAATAATCGATTTTACTTTCAGAATCTAAAACTACAAGGAAACGGATTAGAAGCGGACGGAAAAGGAAACATCAGTTTCGAAAAGGATGTGGACCTTATTCTCAACTTAAGATTAGGCGGGAATATTGTCGGTAAAGCGTTAAAAATTCCGATCATTTATAAGGGAAAATTTAAACAATCAATTCCTTATATAGATCCGATTTGGTTGGGCTCAGTGTTTGCGGGAAGCACAATCTTCGCCCCATTCTTTACTCTGGTCGGCGGGCCTTACGGAGGAGGAATTGCCGGGTCAGTCGTATCGGAATATGTAAGAGATGCTTGGGAAGGATTTAAAGGACTGTTTGCATCCAAGGAAAAAAACAAAAAAAAATAA
- a CDS encoding ABC transporter permease subunit yields MKKYFLKRLLLIIPTLLGMTFIVFLISHFAPGGPLETEIAKIRGYANSQGGNAKTISEEEIDIIKKRLHLDKPVGIAYLYWLKEILVFNLGESRLHTRQVSDLILEKLPVSLTFGLSGFLLSYLICIPLGISKALRNGERFDITSSGIILIIYSIPIFAFSVLLLYTFASGELLSIFPLGHEVSDDYESFSPWEKIVDRIEHMFLPVICYVSGSFAVLTLLMKNSLLDQVSKEYVRTALSKGFSFKEAIFKHAFRNSLIPIATGFGNNLSLIFAGSLVIELVFNIDGMGLLSFQAVTERDTDLMMGLLLVQSLLSLTGNVLSDFCYVLIDPRIQFE; encoded by the coding sequence ATGAAAAAATATTTCCTAAAACGACTTCTTTTGATCATTCCCACATTATTAGGAATGACATTTATCGTTTTTTTAATTTCTCATTTTGCCCCGGGTGGTCCTCTTGAAACTGAGATCGCAAAGATTCGAGGTTATGCAAATTCTCAGGGTGGAAACGCGAAAACGATTTCGGAAGAAGAAATTGATATCATCAAAAAAAGATTACACTTAGACAAGCCCGTAGGAATCGCGTATCTTTACTGGCTCAAAGAAATTCTCGTCTTCAATTTGGGAGAATCCAGGCTCCACACACGACAAGTATCGGACCTGATCTTGGAAAAACTCCCAGTATCATTGACCTTCGGTCTCTCGGGGTTTTTACTTTCTTATCTCATATGTATTCCACTTGGAATTTCAAAAGCGCTTCGAAACGGAGAACGCTTCGATATCACGTCCAGCGGAATTATCTTGATCATATATTCCATTCCCATATTCGCATTTTCTGTTTTACTTCTTTATACCTTCGCTTCAGGAGAATTGTTATCGATCTTTCCTTTAGGTCACGAAGTTTCAGACGATTACGAATCTTTTTCCCCTTGGGAGAAAATTGTGGATCGAATCGAACACATGTTCCTTCCGGTAATCTGTTACGTTTCCGGTTCGTTCGCTGTTCTCACGTTACTTATGAAGAATTCTCTTTTGGACCAAGTCTCAAAAGAATATGTCCGCACTGCACTTTCCAAAGGTTTTAGTTTCAAAGAAGCGATTTTCAAACACGCCTTTCGAAATTCTTTGATTCCGATCGCAACCGGATTCGGAAATAATCTCAGCCTTATCTTCGCGGGATCTTTGGTGATCGAACTCGTATTCAACATAGACGGAATGGGACTTTTGAGTTTTCAAGCAGTGACGGAGAGAGATACGGACTTGATGATGGGGCTTCTACTCGTACAAAGTCTTCTTTCGTTAACCGGAAACGTTCTATCAGATTTCTGTTATGTATTGATCGATCCGAGGATTCAGTTCGAATGA
- a CDS encoding LIC_13387 family protein, with protein sequence MKPKLFIRITSILIFIFAVGHSIGHFTRYNTADSQALNTISAMQKTKIPMEGVAKSYDQFYTGMSLNLSIFLISLTILLWFLSNFTESNPQMTLKLLIPIFFCIFCFSITGFVYFFLAPALVSSLGTFSLLVSIILLKKS encoded by the coding sequence ATGAAACCAAAATTATTTATTCGTATCACATCAATTTTGATTTTTATCTTCGCAGTCGGACATTCTATCGGACACTTTACGAGATATAATACGGCCGATTCTCAAGCTCTGAATACAATTTCCGCAATGCAGAAAACCAAAATTCCAATGGAAGGTGTTGCAAAGTCTTACGATCAATTTTATACGGGAATGAGTTTAAACTTAAGTATCTTCTTAATTTCGTTGACGATTCTTCTATGGTTCCTATCGAATTTTACCGAATCAAACCCCCAAATGACATTAAAACTTTTGATCCCTATTTTCTTTTGTATCTTTTGTTTCAGTATTACGGGTTTCGTTTATTTTTTCCTCGCACCTGCCTTGGTCTCCTCATTAGGAACCTTTTCTCTTCTGGTAAGCATTATCCTTTTGAAAAAGTCTTAA
- a CDS encoding ABC transporter ATP-binding protein — MIRIQDLTISYYTKSEFGFKKNRIIAVDGINLEIGNNEILGLVGESGCGKSTLGKGLIKLLKPESGSIYFENQEITSLSSSRFFPFRKNLQIIFQDPYSSLNPRMTISEILMEGLEIHEKSSREESELKIREILERVNLSSDILSRFPHEFSGGQRQRIAIARVLVLRPKFVICDESVSALDVSTGTQVLKLLVELKNEFGLSYLFISHDLGVVKSISDRIAVMYLGKIVELGKTKDIISSPAHPYTKALFQSTFDVYDRKKIRLPLKGEIPSIVNKPTGCHFHTRCPIVQDFCKSQTPVWKEIGADQKALCHFPLDRRK; from the coding sequence ATGATTCGTATTCAAGATCTTACCATCAGTTATTACACGAAATCAGAATTCGGTTTTAAAAAGAATCGAATCATCGCAGTGGACGGAATCAATCTTGAAATCGGAAATAATGAAATTCTAGGATTAGTAGGGGAATCCGGCTGCGGTAAATCCACGTTAGGAAAAGGTCTCATAAAACTATTAAAGCCCGAATCTGGATCGATTTACTTTGAAAATCAGGAAATCACCTCTCTTTCTTCTTCCAGATTTTTTCCTTTTAGAAAAAATCTACAGATCATATTTCAAGATCCATATTCTTCCCTGAACCCGAGAATGACGATTTCGGAAATTCTAATGGAAGGTTTGGAAATTCATGAAAAATCATCCCGAGAAGAATCGGAATTAAAGATCAGAGAAATTTTGGAAAGAGTAAATCTATCTTCCGATATCCTTTCCAGATTCCCTCACGAATTTTCCGGAGGACAAAGGCAAAGGATCGCGATTGCGCGGGTACTGGTTTTAAGACCTAAGTTTGTCATATGTGACGAATCAGTTTCCGCTCTTGACGTTTCCACTGGTACTCAAGTTTTAAAACTTTTAGTCGAATTAAAAAACGAATTCGGTCTTTCATATTTATTTATCTCTCACGACCTCGGCGTGGTAAAATCAATCTCGGACAGGATTGCGGTCATGTATTTGGGTAAAATCGTCGAACTCGGTAAAACAAAAGATATTATCTCATCTCCCGCACATCCCTATACAAAGGCTCTTTTTCAATCCACCTTTGACGTTTATGATAGAAAAAAAATTCGACTTCCCCTCAAAGGAGAAATTCCGAGCATCGTAAACAAGCCTACCGGTTGTCACTTTCATACTCGATGCCCGATTGTTCAGGACTTTTGTAAATCGCAAACTCCCGTTTGGAAAGAGATCGGGGCCGATCAAAAAGCGCTCTGTCACTTTCCACTAGATCGAAGAAAATGA
- a CDS encoding ABC transporter ATP-binding protein, protein MTILPLLQIKNFSLDLLSENRWLPVLQDLNFEVKQGEILSLVGESGCGKSLTSLALTRLIPSNISKVKSGEILYQGKDLLKLSSEEMRKIRGKEISYVFQEPFAALNPLLKIQDQMIEAYLMHISPNRKEALEKAEFLLFSVGITDIKQRLYSYPNQMSGGILQRISIAMALMCNPNLLIADEPTSAIDVTIQAQLVELLLDLQKQNKMSILFISHDFGLVGTIANRIAVMYAGRIAEIGDADSVIDLPKHPYTKDLLRSIPSLAKSVEDLQPIQGIVPSPDQYPIGCHYSTRCQAVMSLCKENKPKLFSIHSNGEPHLSACFLEKNRE, encoded by the coding sequence ATGACCATTCTTCCCTTACTTCAAATTAAGAATTTTTCACTCGACCTTCTTTCTGAAAATCGATGGCTTCCCGTTCTTCAGGATCTAAATTTCGAAGTAAAACAGGGGGAAATTTTATCTCTTGTCGGAGAATCCGGCTGTGGTAAGTCGCTCACTTCTCTTGCACTAACAAGATTAATTCCCTCTAATATTTCAAAAGTGAAATCCGGAGAAATTCTATATCAAGGAAAGGATCTTCTAAAACTTTCTTCGGAGGAAATGAGAAAGATCCGCGGAAAGGAGATTTCCTATGTCTTTCAAGAACCCTTTGCCGCTCTGAATCCTTTATTAAAGATTCAAGATCAAATGATCGAAGCATATTTAATGCATATTTCTCCGAATCGGAAAGAAGCTTTAGAAAAAGCGGAATTTCTCCTTTTTTCAGTGGGAATTACTGATATTAAACAAAGATTATATTCTTATCCGAATCAGATGAGCGGCGGAATCTTACAAAGAATCAGCATCGCAATGGCCCTCATGTGCAACCCGAACCTGCTCATCGCGGATGAACCCACGAGCGCAATCGACGTAACTATTCAGGCGCAGTTAGTTGAACTTCTTTTGGATCTCCAAAAACAGAACAAAATGTCCATCTTATTCATTTCGCACGATTTTGGACTCGTGGGAACAATCGCAAATAGGATCGCAGTCATGTATGCGGGAAGAATCGCTGAAATCGGAGACGCAGACTCCGTAATTGATTTGCCTAAACATCCTTATACGAAAGATCTACTTCGATCGATTCCGTCTCTTGCAAAGTCCGTCGAAGATCTACAGCCTATTCAAGGAATTGTTCCTTCTCCAGACCAGTATCCTATCGGATGTCATTATTCTACTCGTTGCCAGGCAGTAATGAGTTTATGCAAAGAAAATAAACCGAAATTGTTTTCTATACATTCTAACGGAGAACCGCATCTTTCAGCTTGCTTCTTGGAAAAAAATCGGGAATAA
- a CDS encoding carotenoid 1,2-hydratase, with protein MISRKNHYNFFQIKVNRLIGIYLLFPIFFTLQADDRSFLFPKDHSFHPKYKVEWCYFVGILQSSEGKKYGYELSFFKGIFGKNREAFPVHFAISDLENKKHKIAQTIERKLGGMAGYDSKQIFSGDFILKIEGKTKFHLIAKPKHSSGLSLDLFLSGKNSDLLLHGDQGKSIKSRKNPDLYSYYYSIPGLSTKGELTLDGKKIQIESGNSWMDHEWSSPFDSTRQTKLSDKSNSWDWICIQLEDGSSIMAFNFRETSHSPSESFGTIRLKSGKKTYFEQEGDITLIHDSSFWKSPRTNQKYPLVWNLYTHVSQRESKLDLRIEPFFEDQEFDSRITTGLSYWEGAVKVQGTRAGKFVRGTGYLELKGTRD; from the coding sequence ATGATCTCTAGGAAAAATCATTACAACTTTTTTCAAATCAAGGTCAATCGTCTAATCGGAATCTACCTTTTATTTCCGATTTTTTTTACTCTTCAAGCAGACGATCGTTCCTTCCTTTTTCCCAAAGATCACTCTTTCCATCCAAAATACAAAGTGGAATGGTGTTACTTTGTCGGAATTCTCCAATCTTCGGAAGGAAAAAAATACGGATACGAACTTAGCTTTTTTAAAGGAATTTTCGGAAAAAATAGGGAAGCATTTCCGGTTCATTTTGCGATATCCGATTTGGAAAATAAAAAACACAAAATCGCACAAACCATAGAACGTAAGTTAGGCGGAATGGCAGGATACGATTCAAAACAAATCTTTAGCGGAGATTTTATCCTCAAAATTGAAGGGAAAACGAAATTTCATCTGATCGCAAAACCGAAACATTCTTCCGGACTTTCTTTGGATCTATTTTTAAGCGGCAAAAACTCAGACCTTCTTTTACACGGAGATCAAGGCAAATCGATCAAAAGCAGGAAAAATCCAGATCTCTATTCTTATTACTACAGCATCCCCGGCCTTTCCACCAAGGGAGAATTAACTTTAGATGGAAAAAAAATCCAAATCGAAAGCGGAAATTCTTGGATGGATCATGAATGGAGCAGCCCTTTTGATTCCACTCGACAAACCAAGCTCTCGGACAAATCCAATTCTTGGGATTGGATTTGCATTCAACTCGAAGACGGAAGTAGTATTATGGCTTTTAATTTTAGAGAAACTTCGCATTCTCCTTCCGAAAGTTTCGGAACCATTCGTTTAAAATCCGGAAAAAAAACATATTTCGAACAAGAAGGAGACATTACACTTATACATGATTCTTCTTTCTGGAAAAGTCCAAGAACAAATCAGAAATATCCACTAGTATGGAATCTTTATACTCATGTTTCTCAAAGAGAATCAAAATTAGATCTTAGAATCGAACCTTTTTTCGAAGACCAAGAATTCGATTCTCGCATCACCACAGGATTAAGTTATTGGGAAGGTGCCGTAAAAGTTCAAGGAACTCGAGCCGGAAAATTCGTTCGTGGAACCGGCTATTTGGAACTTAAAGGAACCCGAGATTAA
- a CDS encoding MutS family DNA mismatch repair protein, giving the protein MKPSTLIDRLEHRAEKLKRFYDRVSIFLFKLSLFRLISFSAFVLWISVFYYFHSSVFYYLPSLVFLLIFFFFIGKYKKTLSTREKIRLWIFVLERESARIGIKGFGKKFGTKITLEKISPLARDLDLFRETGLFSWLDTTFTSNAERRLISFLDPEDSSTDFKRENILLRQSIVRSISEKELAIPKILRLSSYLKGNRDLSFNQEKTEMKLIHNDGASELWKRYPWLKKIYRPVAILVLAFIPANVFLGVPFPASVLFLNLILFGLYRSHSLEIFRQYYSLSGSIEGLQKILIYLKGLNVRDKNGRSLLQDTSKEELKSAYEDLDRILKRVALTEAPLLHLILNNLFLYDLWILGKISKWKEKHSVLLEKSIDDLTVFDSLFPFANLKWMFSDYCFPEILSENSKEGISGEDLFHPLLPSELRVSNPLDQVLEGNIVLITGSNMSGKTTYLRTIGVSSILALAGGPVPASRFSLPVLKIHTSMRNEDNLEEGISFFYAEVRRLSEIVKKIQNSDLPHLVLLDEILKGTNTRERSLACKGILKELKKNRVIGLITSHDLELAKVEDVILKHFQEEILNGSMYFDYKIREGLVQTSNALRILVQEGLNLDFT; this is encoded by the coding sequence ATGAAGCCTTCTACTCTGATCGATCGGCTAGAACACAGAGCTGAAAAATTAAAAAGATTCTACGATCGAGTTTCCATTTTTCTTTTTAAACTTTCTCTGTTTCGCCTTATTTCTTTTTCTGCGTTCGTTCTTTGGATTTCCGTTTTCTATTATTTCCATTCTTCAGTTTTTTATTATCTCCCTTCTTTGGTCTTTCTTCTCATTTTTTTCTTTTTTATTGGAAAGTATAAAAAAACCCTTTCAACTCGAGAAAAAATTCGACTTTGGATTTTTGTTTTAGAAAGAGAATCTGCGAGGATTGGAATTAAAGGTTTCGGTAAAAAATTCGGAACTAAGATTACTTTGGAAAAAATTTCTCCTTTGGCAAGAGACTTGGATCTATTTCGGGAAACTGGTTTGTTTTCTTGGTTGGATACTACGTTTACTTCAAATGCGGAACGTCGGTTGATTTCCTTTTTGGATCCGGAGGATTCTTCGACCGATTTTAAAAGAGAAAATATTCTACTTCGCCAGTCAATTGTTCGATCAATTTCCGAAAAAGAATTAGCAATTCCTAAAATACTTAGACTTTCCTCTTATTTGAAGGGAAATCGAGATCTTTCTTTCAATCAAGAGAAAACGGAAATGAAATTGATTCATAACGATGGTGCCTCGGAACTTTGGAAACGATATCCGTGGCTGAAAAAAATTTACAGGCCAGTTGCAATTCTGGTTCTTGCGTTTATTCCTGCAAATGTGTTTCTGGGGGTTCCTTTTCCGGCTTCCGTTCTGTTCTTAAATTTGATTCTATTTGGATTGTATCGTTCCCATTCTTTGGAAATCTTTCGACAATATTATTCCCTTTCCGGAAGTATAGAAGGACTTCAGAAAATTCTAATATATCTAAAAGGTTTGAATGTTCGAGATAAAAACGGTAGATCTCTTTTACAGGATACTTCCAAGGAAGAGCTAAAATCTGCCTACGAGGATTTGGATCGTATATTGAAGCGTGTCGCTTTGACCGAAGCTCCTTTATTGCATTTAATTTTAAATAATCTCTTTCTTTACGATCTTTGGATTTTAGGGAAAATTTCCAAATGGAAGGAAAAACATTCCGTACTTTTGGAAAAGTCTATTGATGATTTAACCGTATTCGATTCTTTATTCCCTTTTGCGAATTTGAAGTGGATGTTTTCCGACTATTGTTTTCCTGAGATTCTTTCTGAAAATTCTAAGGAAGGAATTTCGGGAGAAGATCTTTTCCATCCCCTTCTTCCTTCGGAACTCAGAGTTTCCAATCCATTGGATCAGGTTTTGGAAGGAAATATTGTTCTCATCACAGGTTCGAATATGTCCGGTAAAACGACATATCTACGTACAATCGGTGTTTCTTCCATTCTCGCATTAGCGGGTGGGCCGGTGCCTGCGTCTCGGTTTTCTTTACCGGTTTTGAAAATTCATACGAGTATGAGAAACGAAGACAACTTAGAGGAAGGAATTTCTTTTTTTTATGCGGAGGTAAGAAGGCTTTCGGAGATCGTAAAAAAAATTCAAAATTCAGATTTGCCTCATCTTGTTTTGCTTGATGAAATTTTAAAGGGAACAAACACAAGAGAACGTTCTCTTGCTTGCAAAGGAATTTTAAAAGAACTCAAAAAGAATCGTGTAATAGGTTTGATCACGAGTCATGACTTGGAATTAGCTAAAGTCGAGGATGTTATCTTGAAACATTTCCAAGAAGAAATTTTAAACGGTTCCATGTATTTTGATTATAAAATTCGAGAAGGTTTGGTCCAAACAAGCAATGCGCTGCGGATTTTAGTTCAAGAAGGATTGAATTTGGATTTTACTTAG
- a CDS encoding ABC transporter permease, translating to MILSPIFKKRFQKFKENKRAWYALNILVISYAISLIAPLIATNQPLIVSYQDKWYFPIFFFYPESTFGSENLTPPNYKKISRREDFVSGSNWILFAPIPYGYNEDNLESLEEGETPPSSPNRKHWLGTDDRGRDVFTRVFYAYRNALSFGLILVFLELTMGTLIGGIQGYFGGKTDILMQRITEIFSAIPFLYLILIVGAFFGRGFMVLLVTYGALSWIGISYYMRGEFYKLKQLTYVDSAKALGVSSFRIMLRHILPNAITPLITFLPFTLVASISILSALDFLGYGIPAPNPSWGEMIGQGRERLSAWWLITFPSTALFLTILFTSFVGEGLRDSFDSREKAVYE from the coding sequence ATGATCTTAAGTCCGATATTTAAAAAAAGATTCCAAAAATTCAAAGAAAACAAAAGAGCGTGGTATGCCTTAAACATATTAGTAATTTCTTATGCAATTTCCCTGATTGCTCCGCTCATCGCCACAAATCAACCTTTAATCGTAAGCTACCAAGACAAATGGTATTTTCCTATTTTCTTTTTTTATCCGGAATCCACCTTCGGAAGCGAAAATCTAACTCCTCCGAACTACAAAAAAATTTCCCGAAGAGAAGATTTTGTATCAGGTTCCAATTGGATCCTTTTCGCTCCAATTCCTTACGGATACAACGAAGACAACCTTGAAAGTTTGGAAGAAGGAGAGACTCCGCCTTCTTCGCCGAATCGAAAACACTGGCTCGGAACGGACGATAGAGGCAGAGACGTTTTCACAAGAGTTTTTTACGCTTATAGAAACGCTCTGAGTTTCGGTCTTATATTAGTTTTTCTTGAATTAACAATGGGAACTTTAATCGGAGGAATACAAGGTTATTTTGGAGGAAAAACGGATATCCTGATGCAGAGGATCACAGAAATTTTTTCCGCGATTCCTTTTTTGTATTTAATACTGATTGTCGGAGCATTTTTCGGCAGAGGGTTTATGGTTCTTCTGGTTACATACGGCGCATTGAGTTGGATCGGAATTTCGTATTACATGCGTGGAGAATTCTATAAACTCAAACAATTGACTTATGTCGATTCCGCAAAAGCTTTAGGGGTCAGTTCGTTTCGAATCATGCTTCGACATATTCTCCCCAATGCAATTACTCCTTTGATAACTTTTTTACCGTTTACATTGGTCGCATCGATTTCCATCTTAAGCGCGTTAGACTTCCTTGGTTACGGAATTCCCGCACCAAACCCTTCCTGGGGAGAGATGATCGGACAAGGAAGAGAACGGCTTAGCGCTTGGTGGTTGATTACATTCCCTTCTACGGCACTTTTTTTAACGATCCTATTTACCTCGTTCGTCGGAGAGGGTTTACGAGATTCTTTTGATTCTAGAGAAAAAGCGGTATACGAATGA